The Prosthecomicrobium sp. N25 nucleotide sequence GTGTCGATGTGCGAGCCGATCAGGAGCCGGCGGTTCGCCTGCGGCCCCGCGGCGCTGGGCGCGCGGAAGCCGCGCAGGGTCCCGATCGCGTCCTCGCTGACCTCGAGCCCGCGCTCGCGCATCCACCCGGCCACCATGTCGGCGGCCCGGCGGTGCGCCGGCGAGAGGTAGAGCCGCGTGATGCGGCCGGGCTCGTCCGTCACCGCGGCGAGCCGGTCGAGCAGGTCGAGCGCCCGGGCGCCCAGGTCGTGGATGGCGAGCATGTCGGCCATGGGCTCAGCCGGGCAGGACCCGGTCCTCGATGCGGAAACGGAAGATGCGGCCGATCTGGCCGAGCGCGGTCTGGAACTCGACCTCGGGCGTGTTGCCGACCCGGGTCTCGAAGGCCTCCAGGATCTGCTCCTTGGTGGCGCCCTTGACGGCCAGGATGAAGGGGAAGCCGAAGGTCCGTCGATAGAGCCCGTTGAGCGCCGTGAAGCGTTCGAACTCCTCCGGGCTCAACCGGTCGAGCCCGGCACCCGCCTGCTCGCGCCGGGAGTCCTCGGCCATCTCGCCCGCCATGGCGGCCCGACCTGCCAGGTCGGGGTGGGCGCGGATCAGCGTGACCTGCATGTGCCGCGGCGCGCGGCGGACGGCCTGCGCGAAGGCGGCCACCATGGCGTCGCGCGACCGGTAGGGCCGCATCGCCGCCGCCGCCTCGGCGACCCAGGGGGAATTCTCGGCCACGTCGCCGAACCGGGCCACGAAGGCGTCGATCGACAGGGCGTTGACTTCGGCCAGAGACAGCATGGGACGGACCCGCTCAGACGCAAGTCCCTTCACCTCGCATCCTCGAACCGGCTGCGCAAGGCGGCACGCGTTCCCGGCGCCTCCGGAATATCCCGTATCCGCGACGATCCGTCCCCCCGGACGCGGCATCGTCACTGCCTCGCGATCCAGGCGCCGAGCAGGCGGCGCTCGTCGTCGGTGATGCCCGTCTCGTTGCCGAGCGGCATCGCGTCGGATTTCACCGCCTGCTGGTCGATCAGCTGCGCATAGCGACGGATGTCGTCGATGTGCTCGAGCGTGACGCCCTTGGGCGGCTCCGCGAAGCCTTCGTGGCGAGGCTTCGCCGCGTGGCAGGCGGTGCAGTGGGTCGCGGTGACGCGCAGCACGTCCGCGTCGCTCGCCCGGATCCCGGCGAGCGCCGGGTCGGTCCGGGGCGCGGTCAGGACCAGCGCCGCCGCGATTCCGACGGCCGCCACGCCGGGCGCCCAGGCGACCTTCGCGATCGGGTCACCCGCCTCGTGCCGCACGAAGAAATGGCGGACCGTGCCGCCGATGACCAGCACCAGCGCCACCAGCAGCCAGGACTGCGGGTGATTGGTCAGCATCGGATAGTGGTTTGACACCATCATGAGCAGCACCGGCAGCGTCAGGTAGGTGTTGTGCACCGACCGCTGCTTGCCGATCGCCCCGAGCCGCGGGTCCGGCGCCTCGCCCTTGAGCAGCGACGCGACGATCTTCCGCTGGTTCGGAATAATGATCATGAACACGTTGGCGGCCATGATGGTGCCCACGAAGGCGCCGACATGGATGAGCGCGCCGCGCCCGGAGAAGACCTTCGCGAAGAGGACCGCCGCCGCCACGATCATCAGGAAGACCAGCACGGCGAGCACCGTCGTGTTCTGCCCCAGCCGCGACCGGCAGAGCGCGTCGTAGCCGGCCCATCCAGCCGCCAGCCCGGCGATCGAGATCAGGATCGCCTGCCACGGCGCCAGGGCCAGGACCTTCGGGTCGATCAGGTAGGCCTTGGCGTTCCAGTAGTATTGCACCACCAGGAGCGCGAAGCCGCTGAGGAACGTGAGATAGGCCTCCCATTTGTACCAGATCAGGTCTTCGGGCAGCTGCTTCGGCGCGACCAGGTACTTCTCGACATGGTAGAAGCCGCCGCCATGGACCTCCCAGGCGGTGCCATAGACCCCCTCGTTCATCTGGGCCCGCTTGCGCAGCGAGACGTCGAGGCCGATGAAGTAGAAGGAGGCCCCGATCCAGCCGATGCCCACGACGAGGTGGAACCAGCGGATCAGGAGGTTGAGCCAGTCTGCGGCGAAGGCTTCCATGGAAGGTCCGTTCGAAAGGGCGGCGGCCGGGAGGCCGCTCGGCCCTTGCAAGTTCCGTGCAGAGGCCGGCGCCGGTCGGGATGGCGCGCCGGCGCCGGGGCAGGGCGATCATGTCGGGCGACGCCGGCGGCGGCCCGCCGCCGCCGGACTCGCGAGGCCGCGGCCCCTACTGGGGCAGCTTGTCGTCGATGCCCTTGACGTACCAGTTCATGCCCAGGATCGCCGGGTCGTCGAGCTCCTTGCCGGCCGGGATCACCTGGCTGCCGTCCTGCTTGAAGATCGGTCCCGCGAAGGGCTTGAGCGTCCCCGCCTTGATCTTGGCGGCGGTCTCGTCGGCCATCTTCTTGACGTCGTCCGGCACGTTCTGGATGGGCGGCAGGACCACCATGCCCTCCTTCATGCCCTCCCAGGTGTCCTCGGACTTCCAGGTCTTGTCCATCACGGCCTTGACGCGCCGGATGTAGTAGGGGTCCCAGTCGTCCGTGATCGCGGTGATCTGGGCCTTCGGGGCGAACTTGGCCATGTCGGAGGACTGCCCGAAGCCGAGGATGCCCTTCTCCTGCGCGACCTGCAGGGGCGCCGTGGAGTCCGTGTGCTGCGTCAGGATATCGGCTCCCTGCGAGATCAGCACCTTGGCGGCATCGGCTTCCTTGCCCGGATCATACCAGGAATTCACCCAGATGATCTTGACCTTGACGTTCGGGTTGACCGACTGTGCGCCGAGCATGAAGGCGTTGATGCCCGACACCACCTCGGGGATGGGGAACGAGACGATATAGCCGATCGTGTTCGACTTCGTCATCTTGCCGGCGATCTGCCCGATGACGTAGCGACCCTCGTAGAACCGCGCCGAGTAGGTCGAGACGTTCTTTTCGCGCTTGTAGCCGGTCGCATGCTCGAAGAAGATGTTCGGGTACTTCTTGGCGACCTTGATGGTCGGGTCCATGAAGCCGAAGGACGTGGTGAAGATGATCTTGTTGCCGTCGCGCGCGAGGCGCTCGATGGCACGCTCCGCGTCCGGGCCTTCCGGCACGTTCTCCACGAAGCTGGTCTGGACCTTGTCGCCGAAGGCCTTCTCGACCGCCTTGCGACCCTGGTCGTGCTGGTAGGAATAGCCGAAGTCGCCGACCGGTCCGACATAGACCCAGGCCGCCTTGAGCTTCTCCTGCGCGCTCGCCGCGCCGGCCGCGAGGCCGATCCCGAGCGCGGCGGCCGCCGCAATCCACTTCTTCATCGAGGTACCTCCGTGACGCCTGCGGTCCCTTGATCCGTTGGCTCGGCCTTTCCGCGCGGAACCGCAGGCGCGGGGGCCGTTTTCGGTGCCCTACCGATCCGGCACGAAGCTCTGGCCGAGGCAGGCGGGCGTGTTGGCGCGCATGACCAGCCGGTTCTTCGAGATGATCACGAGGGCGACGATGGTGACGAGGTAGGGCAGGGACGACAGGAACTGGGCCGGCACGCCGAGCCCGAAGCCCTGCGCCGCGAAGCCCAGGATGGTGACGGTGGCGAACAGGTAGGCGCCCACCATGGCGCGCAGCGGCAGCCAGGACGAGAAGACCACCAGCGCCAGCGCGATCCAGCCGCGCCCGGCCGTCATGTTCTCCACCCATTGCGGCGTGTAGGCGAGCGACAGGTAGCCCCCGCCGAGCCCCGAGCAGGCACCGCCGAACAGGATGGCGCCCGTCCTGACCGCCGTGACCCGGTAGCCGAGCGCATGCGCGGAGCCGTGGTTGTCGCCGACCGCCCGGATGACGAGCCCCGTCCGGGTGCGGAACAGCACGTGGCCGACCGCCAGCACGAGGGCGACCGAGAGATAGACGAGCAGGTCCTGCCCGAACAGGATCTTGCCGACGACCGGCAGGTCCGTCAGCCCCGGGATCGAGAGCTTCTCGAGCCTGACGCCCGGCTGGCCGACGAAGCGCTCGCCGACGAGCCCCGAGACCCCGATGCCGAAGAGCGTCAGCGCCAGCCCGCTCGCCACCTGGTTGGTCACCAGCGTCTGGGTCAGGAAGGCGAAGACGAGCGCCAGCCCCATTCCGGCGAGCGCCGCCGCGAGGATGCCGAGGAGCGGCGACCCGGTCGTCAACGCCGTGCCGAAGCCGGCGACCGCCCCCATCACCATCATGCCCTCCACCCCGAGGTTCAGCACCCCGGAGCGCTCGGTCACCAGTTCGCCGATCGCCGCGAAGAGGAGCGGCGTCGCGGCCGTGATGATGGTCAGGATGGTCGCCTCAAGCATGCGCGCGGCCCTCCGCGGGCGAGCGCCCGACGATCCGGATGCGGTAGAGGATCAGGGTGTCGCAGGCCAGGATGTAGAAGAGCAGGATCCCCTGGAACACCCGCGCGGTCTTGTCCGAGATCCCGAGCCCCACCTGCGCCGCCTCGCCGCCCAGGTAGCTGACCGCCAGCACCAGCCCGGCGAACACCACCCCGATCGGGTTGAGCCGGCCGAGGAACGCCACGATGATCGCCGTGAACCCGTAGCCCGGCGAGATGCCGGGCTGCAGCTGCCCGACCGTGCCGGCGAGCTCCATGATGCCGGCGAGCCCCGCGAGCCCGCCGGAGAGCAGGAAGGCGAAGAGCACCATCCGGTCCGACGAGAAGCCGGCGAAGCGGCCCGCCCGCGGCGCCTGGCCGAGCACGCGGACCTCGAAGCCCTTGAGCGTGCGGCTCATCACCACCCACAGGATCAGGGCGGCCGCGAGCGCCACCAGCGCGCCGATGTTGACCCGCCCCTCGCCGAGCAGCGGCATGGTCTGCCAGTCCTCGAAGCTGACCGACTTGGGGAAGTTGTAGCCCTTCGGGTCCCGCCAGGGCCCGCGCACCAGCCAGTCGAGCAGCAGGCCCGCCACGTAGACGAGCATCAGGCTCGTCAGGATCTCGTTGGCGCCCGTCTTCGTCTTGAGCAGCGCCGGGATCGCGCCCCACACCATGCCGCCGATCACGCCCAGCACCAGCATGGCGACGAGCGTCAGGGGCGTGTTCCAGGAGGTCGCCAGGATCGGCACCGCCGCCCCGAACACGGCCCCCATGGTGAACTGCCCTTCGGCCCCGATATTCCAGACGTTCGCCCGGTACGCCACCGAGAGCCCGACGCCGATCAGCACGAGCGGCGTCGCCTTGACGATCAGCTCCTCGATCGACCACAGGGTCGTGAACGGCTCCACGAAGAAGACGTAGAGCCCCAGGAGCGGGTTGACGCCCGCCAGCGCGAAGATGATGCCGCCGGTCACCACCGTCAGGGCGATCGCGATCAGGGGCGAGGCCCAGGCGAAGACGGCCGCGCGCTCCGGGCGTT carries:
- the uraD gene encoding 2-oxo-4-hydroxy-4-carboxy-5-ureidoimidazoline decarboxylase, with the protein product MLSLAEVNALSIDAFVARFGDVAENSPWVAEAAAAMRPYRSRDAMVAAFAQAVRRAPRHMQVTLIRAHPDLAGRAAMAGEMAEDSRREQAGAGLDRLSPEEFERFTALNGLYRRTFGFPFILAVKGATKEQILEAFETRVGNTPEVEFQTALGQIGRIFRFRIEDRVLPG
- a CDS encoding urate hydroxylase PuuD; translation: MEAFAADWLNLLIRWFHLVVGIGWIGASFYFIGLDVSLRKRAQMNEGVYGTAWEVHGGGFYHVEKYLVAPKQLPEDLIWYKWEAYLTFLSGFALLVVQYYWNAKAYLIDPKVLALAPWQAILISIAGLAAGWAGYDALCRSRLGQNTTVLAVLVFLMIVAAAVLFAKVFSGRGALIHVGAFVGTIMAANVFMIIIPNQRKIVASLLKGEAPDPRLGAIGKQRSVHNTYLTLPVLLMMVSNHYPMLTNHPQSWLLVALVLVIGGTVRHFFVRHEAGDPIAKVAWAPGVAAVGIAAALVLTAPRTDPALAGIRASDADVLRVTATHCTACHAAKPRHEGFAEPPKGVTLEHIDDIRRYAQLIDQQAVKSDAMPLGNETGITDDERRLLGAWIARQ
- a CDS encoding BMP family ABC transporter substrate-binding protein, translating into MKKWIAAAAALGIGLAAGAASAQEKLKAAWVYVGPVGDFGYSYQHDQGRKAVEKAFGDKVQTSFVENVPEGPDAERAIERLARDGNKIIFTTSFGFMDPTIKVAKKYPNIFFEHATGYKREKNVSTYSARFYEGRYVIGQIAGKMTKSNTIGYIVSFPIPEVVSGINAFMLGAQSVNPNVKVKIIWVNSWYDPGKEADAAKVLISQGADILTQHTDSTAPLQVAQEKGILGFGQSSDMAKFAPKAQITAITDDWDPYYIRRVKAVMDKTWKSEDTWEGMKEGMVVLPPIQNVPDDVKKMADETAAKIKAGTLKPFAGPIFKQDGSQVIPAGKELDDPAILGMNWYVKGIDDKLPQ
- a CDS encoding ABC transporter permease, with the protein product MLEATILTIITAATPLLFAAIGELVTERSGVLNLGVEGMMVMGAVAGFGTALTTGSPLLGILAAALAGMGLALVFAFLTQTLVTNQVASGLALTLFGIGVSGLVGERFVGQPGVRLEKLSIPGLTDLPVVGKILFGQDLLVYLSVALVLAVGHVLFRTRTGLVIRAVGDNHGSAHALGYRVTAVRTGAILFGGACSGLGGGYLSLAYTPQWVENMTAGRGWIALALVVFSSWLPLRAMVGAYLFATVTILGFAAQGFGLGVPAQFLSSLPYLVTIVALVIISKNRLVMRANTPACLGQSFVPDR
- a CDS encoding ABC transporter permease translates to MRIELEKRPERAAVFAWASPLIAIALTVVTGGIIFALAGVNPLLGLYVFFVEPFTTLWSIEELIVKATPLVLIGVGLSVAYRANVWNIGAEGQFTMGAVFGAAVPILATSWNTPLTLVAMLVLGVIGGMVWGAIPALLKTKTGANEILTSLMLVYVAGLLLDWLVRGPWRDPKGYNFPKSVSFEDWQTMPLLGEGRVNIGALVALAAALILWVVMSRTLKGFEVRVLGQAPRAGRFAGFSSDRMVLFAFLLSGGLAGLAGIMELAGTVGQLQPGISPGYGFTAIIVAFLGRLNPIGVVFAGLVLAVSYLGGEAAQVGLGISDKTARVFQGILLFYILACDTLILYRIRIVGRSPAEGRAHA